One genomic segment of Capsicum annuum cultivar UCD-10X-F1 unplaced genomic scaffold, UCD10Xv1.1 ctg58554, whole genome shotgun sequence includes these proteins:
- the LOC124893392 gene encoding uncharacterized protein LOC124893392 yields IDLCTDIKLKNQLKKDSTSKYGLGTFCQDYGFTSPGKRHKKRTSKPIKKATSSKKPFKRDSYKPTRKSTKRKISKAKDTCWTCGKTGHRAKDCKSNKKKKINQLDLSEETRASLFSIMEDSPDSSESSYTSSSEDYSDEEFINAAYESDQSQSGQECACS; encoded by the coding sequence AAGAAtcaacttaagaaagatagtacttccaagTACGGACTAGGAACTTTCTGTCAAGACTATGGATTTACCAGCCCTGGCAAAAGGCATAAGAAAAGGACTTCCAAACCTATTAAGAAGGCTACTTCTAGTAAGAAACCCTTCAAACGAGATTCTTATAAACCAACTAGAAAATCCACCAAAAGGAAAATCTCTAAGGCTAAAGacacttgttggacttgtggcaagacaggccaccgGGCAAAGGATTGCAAGtccaataagaagaagaagattaacCAGCTAGATCTCTCAGAAGAAACCAGAGCTAGTCTATTTTCTATAATGGAAGACTCGCCTGATTCTTCAGAGTCCTCCTACACCTCATCCAGTGAGGACTACAGCGATGAAGAGTTCATCAATGCTGCTTATGAGTCCGATCAATCCCAATCAGGCCAAGAATGTGCCTGTAGCG